AGCTGGCCCCTCCCCCTAATGACCGTCTGGCGACATGCTGGGAGAGCGTCAGTGGACCAGCGCTGAGAGAGGGATGAGGGCCCAGTAATACTGTTATTACAGTTACTGGTACCtgtatctatctctctatctatttatatatctatctgctccttgtttccgttgaaagtccttcgtacataaatcatcgacatttaacaataccaataaaactaatattaaattactcaattgattcaaaataacaataaattaaaaagacacatattgtgtacaatgtaggtggacaaaaaaagggggggggggatctggatgactatctccgtttctgcccccctgaaaggtgaatttttagggccgttttgaatgaggccaaagaggtgcatgttttgaaacaaacagttccacccttggggggcaactggcagcttgtccagggtgtgtcccccccccccgcctcctgcccggtgactgctgggatagtctccagcacgacccgtgacccggtaactGACTAAGCggttcggaaaatgaatgaatgaatgaatatcaggCATCAAAAAACAgtgataataaaaagaaaactgggCCTAAAACAATAACTAAAACAACTGTTAGCTGGGAAAATAACATGAAGCAAACAATGACAAGACAACTGACTCAATAGCTGGCGGGCAGGCACCGgagaaatggaacaaaaagACCTGAAGTTCCGCTACGCTGACACCAGAAGACTCAGACTAAGAGAAGGCGGCGATGAAAGCGTAATCTGGCGCCGGGCCGGCAGCAGGTGAGGGCCGAGGGAGCAGGATGGTAACGGGGCAGAATGAGCAACAGGTGTGCCTCGTGTTCTGCCAAGGCTCTCGTAGCCACGCCCACACCACAAACACAGCAACCTCACCAgaggcagtgggggggggcctGTTACCCTGTGATTAGGCAGACTACCCCCCTCCGCTGCCGTTACCCTGTGATCAGGCAGACTACCCCCCTCCGCTGCCGTTACCCAGTGACCAGGCAGACTACCCCCCTCCGCTGCTGTTACCCAGTGACCAGGCAGACTACCCCCCTCCGCTGCTGTTACCCAGTGACCAGGCAGACTACCCCCCTCCGCTGCCGTTACCCTGTGAACGAGGGAGCACAAGGAAGAAACGCTGCATTCTCCCGGCGGTTGAGTTGATTTGTTGAGGAGTAGATATGCATCGTCGTGATCATGGTGGTTTCTATTTAAATGCGGAATTGGgccgaggtcaaaggtcatctcccctcttctcttctcttctcttctcttctcttctcttctcttctcttctctcctctctctcccctctctctctctctctctaaattcAGTTAGAGCTAATTGCTTCCAGCAGTCCGTTCTCTCCGTCTATCACGCTGCTGCCTGTCATGTGATGACACTTTGCGTGCTTGTTATCAGAGGCCTGTGGACTGCTGCCCTGCAGAGCGTACGCTGCACAGGTTCTGGCCCACGATACCCTCCTGGATCCCGGTTCcacccgccgccgccgccgctcccacCATGAGCTCATCTGTAGCATAGAGAGAGAAAGCATTCCACTCTTTGCTGTCTGGGATTCGAGGATAGCGATCTCAAATGGCTGAGGAGATTTTAATTCCACCATCAGGGAAAATCACATCGGTAAGTCGGCGCTGTTTGGTTTGAATGTGTTCAGATCCAGAACCGGGCCTGTCAGCAGAACTCGCCCTACAGAGGACCTGAAGCTAACAGGGTTTAGAACCACCTTTCAGACTTGTGTGAATCGACGATCGActgaagttttcttttttaaaacatcagttaaattaattgtttttgtGCAGTGGAATAGAAATGATCATGTCTTTCAATGTAAATCCTGATTCTTAACCAAAGATAATAAACCTATAATTATCATGAGAGCGGCTGTTCACTGAGTCTATAACTTACTTATGAGCCAAGAGGATAGCAACGCCCTCGACATCGGATTTTATTTCACATCGTCGTTTGAGAAATTGGAGGAattgtctaaaatgttttatCCTGCAAAGCGAAGGAAAGTTTCTGTGGATGAGAGGCCGTCCCACGTTTGTCGTCAAGGTGATTAATAATCGTACGTccaacaaagacaacaaaataCCCAAACCCAAAAGAAAACCCCACTGAAACATCAGAAGCGCACGATCTGTCAATAATTGAGATGATTACTTGTGTGAGGATCGTGTTTGTGAATCGCTGTTACGTCATAATGTTTGTTTACTTTCTTCCTCCTGGCACGAATTTAATTCAGGTAAAGAGATGCAGAATTCTCTCGCACCTTCCGTGTTAGCTTGGATCAGGTGCTTCCTTATCTCAATAACTGGACCTATACCGATCAGCTTTCTATAAATACTGATCTTGTGTTTCCCAATTCAAGGGTTCCCTCACACTTTAAACTCACATTTTAAACTTAGGATGAATATTCCTTCCTCAACCGGACAGCATTCCCTCTTGAGATAAAATGTTTGCGTCTTTCTTAGAATCGGCGGGCCAACTTTTTCCGTTTGCTTTGTTTCCAAAAAAAGCTTCTGGTTTCCTAATTTAACTGaatattcacacaaaaaaatgtgaagaagTACTTTGAGGATACCGCCGGTGATGTCGCGTTGTAGGACGCGGTGAAAAGACGAAGAAGCACTTGGGAGTCAGCCTTTATCACGGAGAGTCTCTATTGCCTCGTCCGTTTCGGGATTCTCCTCCCGGCTGTCCTGTGGAATGAAAGACTTTCACGTCCTGAAACGTCTCCCTCcatcgctgcagcagctgaccGGCTCCTTGTTGGCGGTGGCGTTCCTCACTTCCTTTGGCAGCTCCATGCTTTATGGCTACAATCTGGCTGTGGTCAACTCCCCCTCGGtggtaagacacacacacacacacacacacacacacacacacgcattgaaAGCCAGGGTGGGATCATCAACTGAGAGACTCCCGAAGGCCGCAAGAGTTAAAAATTAGGACCGGGAATGGAGTGTTTTCATTCCGGAGTGTGGAATGTGTTGTTCTGCCTGATCCAATATCAATATTTAATGGGATCAAACTGTGCATCGTGATATTTTTatccataaaaataaaaacaaaagaacttCCTGAGATATTTCTTCCTGCTGTGGTCGGAGGACTTTCCGGAATCTGACAGAGTGAAGACGTTGGTCTTGTGACTGGAATATTTGAGACGCATGAGCAACGTTTCCTCTCCCATCGGGAAGGAATGCTCTGGGATCGCTTCAAACGGGACTAAATCCCTGTGTCTGGGATTATGAATTCACGATTTCTCTTTGTCTCGCAGTACATAAAGGCGTTTTACAACAGGACGGTGCTGATTCGTAAAGGAACCGGACTCAGCCAAGAGGACCTGACCGTCATGTACTCCCTCACCGTGTCCGTCTTCGCCATTGGGGGTCTGCTGGGCTCCCTCGTCGTGGGCATGCTGGTCACCCGATTCGGCAGGTGAGACGTTTGCGGCCAGGAGAGTCGAGCCGTCGGCCTTTAAGAGCACGAAGTTTGAAAGCTAACAGCAATGTCACACTCTATGATGAACTAtgagaaggtcctgggttcaaatcctttGCATTTCCGACATTAAAAGATCATGCACACACTTGTGCTTCTAGCCCCTCCTTTGGCGCCACCTTGTCCTCCAGACTGTCCCGGCGTCATCACGTCCCCTCTGCCCTTTAGACGCGTCCTCGGGGTGCAAGAATAAAGTTCTTTTAAACCCAGAGCTCCCTTCAGCTCCACCGTTTTATGCGACGCTAGCGCATAAACATTTCAATGCAAATGAAAGCCAGCAATTTATATTCCCGTCCATGCAGCGTTTTACGGCCAATCGCGGCTCACGACTAACCTTGTGAGCCTATCATGGCGTTTTATGTTTAATCTGGACTCACGTAGGCACAAATCATTTCAGCGTGTAAAAGTTATCCTCGTGGTTTTTATAAGCCACATGTTTATGTGTAAATTCATGTCTGCCTgctgcgcgtgcgtgtgtgtgtgtgtgtgtgctttcaggAAAGGAACAGTGGTCAACACAACAGGGCTGGTGTTCATCGCTGGCTCACTCATGGGCTTTAGCAGGATTTGTAATTCACCTGAGATGGTCATCTGCGGCCGCTTCATCACAGGGATCCActcaggtacacgcacacacgcgcacacgcacacacacacacacacacaatgctagGCCTCACTGGTGCTCTTCCGGATGAGCGGTCAGGTTCCGTTCATGGACGATATCAGAATCAGCATCGTAATGACAACGCTGTCAGAATCACGTGATGACATCGCCTTTTCAAACGCTGAACGCATCTAACGCATTTCGTCTAACGAGTGAACTTGAACACACAAGTCCCACGCATTCACATGTTGCCTGGCCCTGGTTCTCTAGTCTCCGCTCGGGTTGGTTAATCCCAGTTTGTGGTTAATCCGCTCGTCTTCCGCTGCAGGCATCTCTCTCAGCGTCGTGCCGATGTACCTGGGTGAGATCGCGCCGAAGAACCTGCGAGGCTTCCTGGGTCTTGTGCCAAGTATTTTTATTGGAATCGGAGTCTTCCTCGCCCAAGTCCTCGGCCTGAGTGAGCTGCTGGGGAAGGTAGGGGGTCAAGCGGCCATCGACCACAGACACAATGACATCACCGCTTTCATGAGGTCATCAGTCCAGCATGTGCTGTGACCGCTACAGGAAGAGTACtggcctctcttcctctctgtggtgGTGGTACCCACCTTCATCCAGTtgatgctgttgccatggttccCGGAGAGCCCCCGATACCTGCTGATTGAAAAGAACAACGTCCACGCCACCATTACAGGTCAGTGTCGCTGAGACGCGGGTGAAAGCGTGACCTCTTTAGAACCTTCCTAGCTTCCCGCGTCTTCCGTGTCTCGCAGCCCTGAAGCGGTACAGATCCATGTGCAACATCCAGGCCGAGATCGAAGagatgcaggaggagcagcgctcCCTGTCGTCGGCGGAGACGCTGTCGGTGTGGAGGCTGCTGCTGGATAGCTCGGTCCGCTGGCAGGTCCTGAGTGTGGTGGTCATCAACATGGGCATGCAGCTGTCTGGAATCGATGCTGTAAGGACTCCCagagcgccgggggggggggggggggtatgtctTATATACTAGTCTGTTCAGCACAAAGGAAAAGACTCCGAGGTCCTTCCGGTGTGTCGCTAACAAATACGTTAGTGGAATTCACGGATTTCTAGTTCTGCAGCGATAACTGGGAATTCTACACAAAACTTTTGCAAGCCGAATGCGGTTcagaaagtgaatgaatgagtttccAAGTCCAGCAAAAGGTCACAGGCAAAGGAGTCTAATTCAGGGTTAAATTTGAAAATCCAAACTTTCAGCATTAAAATCCATAATTTGACactttcatgcatttttttctgaTCCATGaaccttcaagtggacaaaaagGTCCACAGGATCAAATTatggattttcacatttaattacaatttaagtcacccccccccccccccccccgaaagaaatcacccctctgtgaccttttgttGGACAATTTCTAGAAAAAATGACCTTCTGTCCAAAGGGTCATGGATAGGTTAGCCATGGATTACACGGTCAAATTATGGGATTTCAGGATGAAAATTGAGATTTTGACATTTCGAAATTCTATCCAGAATTAATTCCTCACCGAAAGATCAACTCTTGTGGGGGAGttttgaatttctgaaatggacaaaaatgtccaggAGTAACGCTGAAGAGGGGCTAAAGAGAAGCCAAGCTGGAGATGAAAGTTTGTTTCAATAATCTGTGTTTCTTCAGTAAACGCTGAAATGAGATCCTAAATCCTCCCGTTCACGTCCATCGCCCTCGCCAACGCTTCATTTCCACCCCGACCACTCGCCCTGCTTCGACCGCCCCCTCCCCTGATTGATATCGCTTATTAGACAAAGACACGGAGATGAAAATGGGCCTAAATGATCCCTCATTGTTTTACAAGCCTCGTGTGGCCTCATGAATAAAGACCGACGCTGATGTCATCATTTTTTTGCTGATATGATTAGCCAAATTCTCTCGCTTATCTTGCCCCGGAGAGTCattaattattcaaatgatTACCGGGGCAACCGGGCCAGAAAGTGCACGCTGTAAGCACTGGAGCTGAACTCATAAGCACACCCTTCTCCAGGCTGTATTTTTAGCTGCTAATTAGCTTGAACTTAACAAAGTAGAGCAGTGCTGAAGCACGCACAAACCGAgggctgaggatgaggatgaggagggcgaAGGCAACAGCACCGGTGGTGAAGATGAAGGGACGCACGCGATGGCACGTCACACATGTTACatgttttgtgttcatttttatgATGACGATCTGAGACGACAAGCTCATTTTCCACAAATAAGACCAGATGACTGTACATGAGGGCGGGGCGGGTCAGGGCAAGGCGGGGCAGGGCGGGGCGGGTCAGGGCGGGTCAGGGCGGGGTGGGGCAGGGCGGGGCAGTTTGTTGATTATGCTGCCAATCATATGGTATTGATTATGTTAATGGTGATGAGGAGAATGGGGATTCGTGATTTAGGGATATATGTGAAACAatttgaatgatgatgatgatgatgatgatgataaaggtGAGCGCTGTGATTACACTGATGTTCAGAGTGTCtcggtgatgatgaggatgatgatgatgaaggtgagcgCTGTGATTACACTGATGTTCAGAGTGTctcggtgatgatgatgatgatgatgaaggtgagcgCTGTGATTACACTGATGTTCAGAGTGTctcggtgatgatgatgatgatgatgaaggtgagcgCTGTGATTACACTGATGTTCAGAGTGTCtcggtgatgatgaggatgatgatgatgaaggtgagcgCTGTGATTACACTGATGTTCAGAGTGTctcggtgatgatgatgatgatgatgaaggtgagcgCTGTGATTACACTGATGTTCAGAGTGTCtcggtgatgatgaggatgatgatgatgaaggtgagcgCTGTGATTACACTGATGTTCAGAGTGTCtcggtgatgatgaggatgatgatgatgaaggtgagcgCTGTGATTACACTGATGTTCAGAGTGTCTCGGtggtgatgaggatgatgatgatgaaggtgagcacTGTGATTACACTGATGTTCAGAGTGTCtcggtgatgatgaggatgaaggtgAGCGCTGTGATTACACTGATGTTCAGAGTGTCtcggtgatgatgaggatgatgatgatgatgaaggtgagcgCTGTGATTACACTGATGTTCAGAGTGTCTCGGTGATGACGAGGATGATCGCCGTGACGTAGGATGCTGGAGGTGATGCTGAGTCTGAAGTGCGCGTGACAGGTGGCAAGCTTTGGCAAGgctcccgtgtgtgtgtgtgtgcgtgtgtgtgcgtgtgtgtgtgcgtgtgtgcgtgtgcgtgtgtgcgtgcttctAGGTGATCCTCTAACTGCCTCCGTCTGCTGTCTCTGGTTAATACACCTCctgtgctcctcctgctcccccgAAGCctcaaattgaattgaattgaatgtgaGCTAACGGCTGCTCTGTGGTAAAGTCGAACCACctgtgcaccccccccacccccaccccccctccaagACCAACATTTCTGGCTCCTCATTTATAGTTTTACACCCCTAGTTCTCTTCTCAGGGCAGCATTCTTGAGAGGAAGGGCTCACCTTAGGCCCCCGGGCCAACCGGCACACTGATGCCTCCTAGTtcgttagcgttagcgctgTGGTTAGCTCCGGCTGCATGAACTGTGTCTCGGTTCAACGCAGAGCACGCTAGAGCCAGACACAACCTCCCGCTGACTTGATTCTGATTCGAGCCTCCATGTGCTGTCTGTTGGGTCTCCGTAGAATAAAGAGCCGAGTCCAGACCTGTTGTTTCAGGGGAACATCTACAGATAACTGTGACTCGGTGCAAATTAAATTGACCTTTCTGTGCTCCTTTCTCCACCACAGATCTGGTTCTACACCAATGACATCTTTGAGAACGCGGGCATCCTGAGCTCAGAGGTCCAGTACACCACGGCGGGAACAGGAGTCATAGAGATCATCGCTGGACTCATCGGGGTGGGAGTAAAATGACTATGACTGAGAACAGCTTGCCCCTTTCCccctttcagccaatcagagtgtgACCACGCCCCCTCCGTCCTCCTGGAGCTGCAGGACTTGGACCGGCGTTAAAGACGCATTCCTGATTCATTAGTCAGAAATAAATTTGGGTTGATTTTGTCTTTATccagaagagaaaaacaaccacaaagATTTGTGTCCCTGTTTTGTTGCTTAGCTTTATTGGCTTTTCTTTCATCTATTTCTTATTTCAGTTTGGGAAACTTTAGAGGGAggttaattaaacattttagttGATAAGaaacttttaatgtattatgtCACACATGATCGGATGTCAACATGAATTCTGATTACAAGCGCATTCAAGATGCACATTGATTTTAAAGAAGGGGCCTGGTTTCAGCGTTCTAGTCTCAATGACACGATGCTGGTGTGACAGACTAAAACGTTTTACTGTAGTGGAGAATAAAATGGACTTTTCACACAGAAGTAGCCAATCGAATTAAATACATCAATACATCCCACAATAATTAGGCCCTTTTATGAAGGAGAAGGTGGAAGGAAGTTTGGACCTAATAAatgtagaggacttcaggtatctcgggtcaacagtgcagagtgatggagagaatgtgaaaaggaggtgaagaattgtgtgcaggcaggctggaacaggtggagggaagtatcaggtgtgctctgtgatagaagagtgtcagcgaggacgaagggaagggtctacaagacagtggtgaggacagccatgatggacgacttagacaggaggcggagctaaaagtggaggagatgaagatgctgaggttcttcttgggagtgaccaggttggacaggattagaaatgagacaataagagggacagtgaaggttagacgttctggatgcaaggtcagagaggacagactttgatggtttggacatgtccagaggagggatggggactatatcggtagaaggatgctgaggatggagctgccagggaacagggctagaggacgacccaggagaagatacatggacgtagtgagggaggacatgagaggggctggtgttggggaggacgaaaGTCCAGTAGTAAGGTGGAAGGATGGTGGAAGGATGGTGGAAGGATGGTGGAAGGATGGCGGAAGGATGCATTGCTGGTTGTTGGTTTCTCTGCCTTGTGTTTATTGAACATGTGTTTGTTGTTCTCTAGTGCTTCACCATAGAGAGGTTGGGCAGGAAGCCTCTCATGATCGGGGGTTTCACCACGATGGGCATCTGCGGCGCTGGAATCACCCTCGCCTTatatttacaggtgtgtgtgtgtgcgtgtgtgcgcgtgcgtgtgtgtggcctcCGGGCCCTCATTAAGCGCCGTCTCTTCTCCCTGCAGACTCACCTGTCGTTCATGCGCTACATCAGCGTCTGCTGCGTCGTCGGCATCATCGCCGGTTTCTGCATCGGTCCAGGTGAGGATCACCTGAAACCTTCCACAGCAACTATTAGCTACAATTATTAGCAGTTAAATGTCGCCCTCTAGAGGTCGGTTCTATATTTACAGTGTCGGgttgtttatttatgtgtatGTTTATATGAATGTTGTGGCTGCATCTCAAGTTTTCTATTTAGAAATCTGTGATGATTATTTCGGGCGATTGAGGTGATCATAATTCTACAGTGTTAAACGCATCacacatacagtgtgtgtgtgatacgaGCGTCGAGGATGTCACCGTGATGCCGGCGGATCATCTCAGGTGTTGTTTTGTTTCGATCCTGTTCCAGCTGGAATTCCCTTCCTGATCACAGCAGAGCTGTTTAAACAGTCGCACCGCCCGGCGGCCTACATCGTAGGAGGATCCCTCAACTGGCTGTCCAACTTTACCGTTGGCTTTGTCTTCCCCTTCCTGCAGGTGAGACATTCAAAGCgtctcttttctctcattcATTGAGAATGAGACATAACATGTATCCAACCAAGTTCCCCCAGCATGAAACGCAAGCCATTGATCATTTGCACTTGCATGTAAATTCTAGAGGACAAACATTCAGACTCACTTTAATGGTTCTCTCCTCATTTCTCCATCCTTCTGACAATCCCTCAACCTTTGTCGCGTCCGGACATCAGAAGTCAGCGGGTTCGTTCTGCTACTTGGTCTTTGCCGCCGTCTGTCTTTCCGTGGCCGCCTACATCTACGTCGTGATCCCAGAGACCAAGAACAAGACTTTCATGGAGATTAGCCAGATGTTCTCCAAGAGTAAGGTGGTCCTGGAGAACCAGGGCCTGGTCCACGTGGACACGCTAAAGCTGAGGAAGATGAATGGCTACGGTGGTACTGATCAGAGATCGCTGGAGTTTGATAGCTGTTCTTGTGGGCCTTAGCTGAGCCTCAGGTGATCATGGGAATTAAGGAGCTGTTTGGTACCTGCTCTGGTCCATCCTGTTTGATATGTACATGCTAACCAGACAGCATCTCACTTGGACTCAGCAAGCTGgaccttttttggggggattatACTCAAAACTTTGCTGAACATAGTTACAATCACTCTATCTGATTATTATTCGGAGCCAATAAAAGACACTTCCAGTCAAATTCATTTCCCAGATCTTCTTTTTACCCACTGATGACAAATCCCAACATTCTTTTCCACTGTCCCAGTATAACCAGAGTCCAGAGTACATGTAGTGTGTTGTATCAGCGGTGGACTTACTGGTTTCCTGGTATTTATGAGTGTATCtgagatgggagggggggggggagatttggGAGTGAGTGGTGAGGTGGGAGAGGGTGTGTCCCGGgcctgtttttaaatgttaatcaCCACCACCTTGTCCTGGGGCTACAGACATGGCCACAGATGCTACAATGCTAATGTAGAGGGCCAATAAGCATCTGGGCTGGTCCCAGAGCAGCGCTCCGGTCCTCAGGTCCATCCTCCCACATCTCTGAAGGAAGGAGTCACATGCAGCAAAAATGTCCTTGAGACAAGCACAATATAATCATGTCAAGAATCCCAGACTGCACTAACTAGAAACATCCGCTAGATGGCACTGGTGGTACAGCCACCTCTAGTTTGTCCCCCTTCCCACAGCAGGTGGAGGACAGACAACACAATTCAGCAACAGCCCATCTTTACGGCTGTGTGTCTGTCCAGATGCTCCGACCGGGCCGGCCTCCTGCACATCCGTCTCTTTTTGATCACAACATTATTGCTCTGCAGCCTCACAACAGCGTCACAGCGGCCGTCCTCCATTCACCGTCCTTTCACCGGCAAACATGACACAGAGATGTTATCGCTGTTCATTTACGATCCCCAAAGCCCGAAAACAACAAATCACCAATACACGACCCAATACACAAGGCGGGCCTCCGTGTCTGTGACTTGACGGGCCCGAGGCCCTCTGTTGTGGAGAGGCAGTTTACCTTAAAACCTATTTGAAGTCATTGTGCCCAGGAGCAGGTCATTGTGCAACCGGCCCTCATCTCAACAAGAAGCGACAGTTCGCAACTACCTGTAATAGCGGATCCCCCAGCGGCGCTCAAAAGGGAGAGTGTCTGCTTCTGCGAATAACAATGCAACTGTTTCCCAGTTGAGGCCCTTGTGTTTGGTCCCTGGGATCCCACAGTGGGTCTATTGGGCCCAATGAAGGCGCTTTATGGTGGCTAATACACGAAGGATAACAATAGCAGCTTCTCCGGGAGCTCGTCCGATTGGCTGAGCTGGGGACTCGAGCCAGGGTGTAAAAATGCTATCAGCTCTTTGGGTTTTGGAGCTCAATGGCGGTTTGATGGGGTGTTAATAGTGGTTAGGTTACCATATAGTGCATGCAGGGATTAACCGAACAGACTGGATTGAGTTAGCTGTTTAAGAGATGTGTATTAGCATTTAAATGCGTTAGCTAGTCGGACGTGAAGCTGCACAAATGTTGTCACTAAAAGCATTAAGATTTAGCTGCACTTAACTTATTATCCTAATAATAATGAAACTTTCCAACAAAACATGACAGATTTAACTGAAGGTAGCTTCTTTAACCAGAGCAGCACAACCGGTGGCGAGCGAAGGCACACATGGAGCCGCGTTTCGCCGAGTTTCGTGCTAATCCCTCCAGTAGTTTTTGTGCAATCCTGCAGACAAACCATCAAGCGAATGGACAGACGACTGAATGCTGCGAGAGTATAGCTGAAGCGTTAGCATCCATAGCACAAATGTCTGAGAGGCTATCGATGCAAGATTAAAGTCATGAGCTGCGCATTTAAGATATGAAAATGAATTGTAGCTAGATATACGAGCATAGTAGCAGATATGTCACGAGTATTTGGTAACAGCACCTGTTGCTAGCTACTAAGGCGCCGCGCAGGACGCAGGGGCTAAACGGTTTGCTAACCTGTGTTAGCAGAAACATTTTTGTGAAAGTGGAAAATACCACTGTCACTATCGGCCTCATATCGACTCAAACTCAGCTGCGAATATAGACATGTTGGGAATTTCTACGCGAGAGCGCTAAACCAActcttttttctcctctgaATTAGCATGAATAAACACATCAGTCACGCATTAGTGAAATatctgcatgtctgctctccacACCTCCACGCTTTTTGTGTATTGCTGATTCAAAGGCCTGCAAGTCTTCGACCGAGACTTCTTACGACTGCACCTGTTGTGTGCTGATGCAAACAGACCCGAAATTCATGTTGTTGCTTTTCCCAGTCGAGTGACAGAAATTAAGATGTAATGTGATTTTAAATGCTAAAGCCTGCAGTATTCAGTGACGGCCACCACATTAGGTGTGGAAGGTCGTTCCACTGCTGCTCCTGGTCcctgaatagaatagaaagcctttattgtcattgcatagtggatttACAATGAGATTAAGATGGTTTCTGCCGTATAAACCAGTCAGATGAAATGAAGTCTAGAATCACaatcttttattgatttatttttatccagcagtagtgtttattttcagagaaaacttgaatttaaaaaagaaatttaaacaaaacattttcacgGCTCCCACGAACTGGAAAGGACTCTGAGGGGATTTtgttggattttatttatttgtctcagTTTTGAAAATTTTACTTCCTCagtgaaaatataaataactttCTTCAGCGAAATGTGAACATGGATCCGGAGTATTTAATACTTATCATCTCAGTGACCCGGGAGcagtagctgtgtgtgtgtgtgagtgtgttggacGTGATTAGCATAAAGCTTCAGCGATAGATGGATTGTTGCTCGGTCGGTCTTATCCTACAGTTGATTGATCTGTTAACAACTATTTCCCTTACAGACCATTGATTGagtgctgcttgtgtgtgtgtgtgtgtgtgtgtgtgttgtctgtgtgtgtgtgtgtgtgtgtgactggaggCCAGAGCAGCCTCAGCTGGGTGTCTTTCAGCTCTCTATTTATGAGCTCTTCTTTACATATTCATTCTGCTACCGCTAACAAAGCTGACCAGTTCTCCCAGTGTGGCTGTGGA
Above is a window of Brachionichthys hirsutus isolate HB-005 chromosome 7, CSIRO-AGI_Bhir_v1, whole genome shotgun sequence DNA encoding:
- the slc2a15a gene encoding solute carrier family 2 member 15a — encoded protein: MAEEILIPPSGKITSQLTGSLLAVAFLTSFGSSMLYGYNLAVVNSPSVYIKAFYNRTVLIRKGTGLSQEDLTVMYSLTVSVFAIGGLLGSLVVGMLVTRFGRKGTVVNTTGLVFIAGSLMGFSRICNSPEMVICGRFITGIHSGISLSVVPMYLGEIAPKNLRGFLGLVPSIFIGIGVFLAQVLGLSELLGKEEYWPLFLSVVVVPTFIQLMLLPWFPESPRYLLIEKNNVHATITALKRYRSMCNIQAEIEEMQEEQRSLSSAETLSVWRLLLDSSVRWQVLSVVVINMGMQLSGIDAIWFYTNDIFENAGILSSEVQYTTAGTGVIEIIAGLIGCFTIERLGRKPLMIGGFTTMGICGAGITLALYLQTHLSFMRYISVCCVVGIIAGFCIGPAGIPFLITAELFKQSHRPAAYIVGGSLNWLSNFTVGFVFPFLQKSAGSFCYLVFAAVCLSVAAYIYVVIPETKNKTFMEISQMFSKSKVVLENQGLVHVDTLKLRKMNGYGGTDQRSLEFDSCSCGP